One window of the Dreissena polymorpha isolate Duluth1 chromosome 5, UMN_Dpol_1.0, whole genome shotgun sequence genome contains the following:
- the LOC127832288 gene encoding uncharacterized protein LOC127832288 isoform X2, which translates to MHRYPSMKTMYMQKQCPSQPRLASTSTSVQTKDQSYCQDEHIFKARPITETYVQTDLNAKCDKTVQIDSFDGDIMCKNLTEIKQKNQMKIIKTLKDKVTDLSKERTELKRRVFSSSNMLHSNDQVQFYTGLPNLETYNALFNYLQPKALNLTYWRGKSMTKTHSRLGGTKLSLEEQFFMTLVRLRLNLSVEDLSDRFGVSVGTISSVFNTWCRFLRLELEDLFPYPSAEQVQRNVPSSFSKYPNTRLIIDCTEIFVQKPSALKAQRQTWSNYKHRNTHKILVGITPDLMELLYLFPHCLVGLRKINL; encoded by the exons ATGCATCG gTACCCAAGTATGAAGACCATGTATATGCAAAAGCAGTGTCCTAGTCAGCCTCGGTTAGCTTCAACATCAACCAGTGTCCAGACCAAAGATCAGTCATACTGCCAGGATGAACACATCTTTAAGGCACGTCCTATAACAGAGACTTATGTCCAGACAGACTTAAATGCAAAATGTGATAAGACAGTTCAGATTGACTCTTTTGATGGTGATATCATGTGTAAGAATTTGACTGAAATCAAACAGAAAAACCAGATgaaaatcataaaaactttaaagGATAAAGTGACAGACCTGTCCAAGGAACGCACTGAACTGAAGAGGAGAGTGTTCTCATCTTCAAATATGCTTCATTCCAATGACCAGGTCCAGTTTTACACTGGACTTCCAAATTTAGAGACTTATAATGCactgtttaattatttacaaCCAAAGGCACTAAATTTGACTTATTGGCGAGGCAAAAGCATGACAAAAACTCATTCGAGACTAGGGGGCACAAAACTGTCTCTTGAAGAACAGTTCTTCATGACTTTGGTTAGACTCCGGCTCAATCTGTCAGTTGAAGATTTATCTGACCGGTTTGGGGTCTCTGTTGGAACAATATCATCAGTTTTCAACACATGGTGTCGATTTTTACGCCTGGAACTTGAAGACCTTTTCCCGTACCCTTCCGCTGAACAGGTTCAAAGGAATGTGCCTTCTTCATTTTCCAAATACCCAAACACCAGATTAATTATTGACTGTACAGAAATATTTGTTCAAAAACCATCTGCTCTGAAAGCACAGCGTCAAACCTGGTCCAACTACAAGCATAGAAACACACATAAAATTTTGGTAGGAATCACACCAGACCTGATGgaactgttgtatttatttcctcATTGTTTGGTGGGTCTGCGTAAGATAAATTTATAG
- the LOC127832288 gene encoding uncharacterized protein LOC127832288 isoform X1, with translation MNDLLSSLCFEHFSTKYTHIDVDCNRYPSMKTMYMQKQCPSQPRLASTSTSVQTKDQSYCQDEHIFKARPITETYVQTDLNAKCDKTVQIDSFDGDIMCKNLTEIKQKNQMKIIKTLKDKVTDLSKERTELKRRVFSSSNMLHSNDQVQFYTGLPNLETYNALFNYLQPKALNLTYWRGKSMTKTHSRLGGTKLSLEEQFFMTLVRLRLNLSVEDLSDRFGVSVGTISSVFNTWCRFLRLELEDLFPYPSAEQVQRNVPSSFSKYPNTRLIIDCTEIFVQKPSALKAQRQTWSNYKHRNTHKILVGITPDLMELLYLFPHCLVGLRKINL, from the exons atgaacgatttgttatcaagtttatgttttgagcatttctcaacaaaatacacgcacattgatgtcgattgcaacag gTACCCAAGTATGAAGACCATGTATATGCAAAAGCAGTGTCCTAGTCAGCCTCGGTTAGCTTCAACATCAACCAGTGTCCAGACCAAAGATCAGTCATACTGCCAGGATGAACACATCTTTAAGGCACGTCCTATAACAGAGACTTATGTCCAGACAGACTTAAATGCAAAATGTGATAAGACAGTTCAGATTGACTCTTTTGATGGTGATATCATGTGTAAGAATTTGACTGAAATCAAACAGAAAAACCAGATgaaaatcataaaaactttaaagGATAAAGTGACAGACCTGTCCAAGGAACGCACTGAACTGAAGAGGAGAGTGTTCTCATCTTCAAATATGCTTCATTCCAATGACCAGGTCCAGTTTTACACTGGACTTCCAAATTTAGAGACTTATAATGCactgtttaattatttacaaCCAAAGGCACTAAATTTGACTTATTGGCGAGGCAAAAGCATGACAAAAACTCATTCGAGACTAGGGGGCACAAAACTGTCTCTTGAAGAACAGTTCTTCATGACTTTGGTTAGACTCCGGCTCAATCTGTCAGTTGAAGATTTATCTGACCGGTTTGGGGTCTCTGTTGGAACAATATCATCAGTTTTCAACACATGGTGTCGATTTTTACGCCTGGAACTTGAAGACCTTTTCCCGTACCCTTCCGCTGAACAGGTTCAAAGGAATGTGCCTTCTTCATTTTCCAAATACCCAAACACCAGATTAATTATTGACTGTACAGAAATATTTGTTCAAAAACCATCTGCTCTGAAAGCACAGCGTCAAACCTGGTCCAACTACAAGCATAGAAACACACATAAAATTTTGGTAGGAATCACACCAGACCTGATGgaactgttgtatttatttcctcATTGTTTGGTGGGTCTGCGTAAGATAAATTTATAG
- the LOC127832288 gene encoding uncharacterized protein LOC127832288 isoform X3, which produces MSIATERATTTSQMAKSYSDAVQNAINRKKASNKYCACKKLILCEPDIDDVHMEVEVGLPATQSQSDYEFVVRGLETNDASVPKYEDHVYAKAVS; this is translated from the exons atgtcgattgcaacag AACGAGCTACAACAACCAGTCAGATGGCAAAGTCATACAGTGATGCGGTGCAGAATGCAATTAACCGGAAGAAAGCTTCAAACAAATATTGTGCTTGTAAAAAACTGATCTTATGTGAGCCAGATATTGACGATGTGCATATGGAAGTAGAGGTTGGGTTGCCAGCAACACAAAGCCAGAGCGACTACGAATTTGTTGTTCGGGGGCTAGAAACAAACGATGCATCG gTACCCAAGTATGAAGACCATGTATATGCAAAAGCAGTGTCCTAG